The following coding sequences are from one Rutidosis leptorrhynchoides isolate AG116_Rl617_1_P2 chromosome 11, CSIRO_AGI_Rlap_v1, whole genome shotgun sequence window:
- the LOC139877735 gene encoding uncharacterized protein yields the protein MEIKSAINIRLLLIFLILIVFQYVVVFSGIHIPDELDDVVDDEEDEAWKEWGQKKKKVTEDTFDPPPDDFSDMNLAQMQDEMMKRQSGPSFGFVKLRLGVRRTTDMITNIAMKWSKIARTGSIEVKFMGVDVSTIMFTLEKGQDTLELKEFILSQPEAYEIKIGDRLFRRPGDPPFDDVFTELHANNDYNNKNNNNEGQAHSNDDHKNKKDEL from the exons ATGGAGATCAAATCGGCGATCAACATTCGTCTCTTACTAATTTTTCTAATTCTGATCGTATTCCAATACGTCGTCGTTTTTAGCGGGATTCACATACCTGATGAACTGGATGACGtagtggatgatgaagaagatgaagcgtGGAAGGAATGGGGACAAAAGAAGAAGAAAGTGACGGAAGATACGTTTGATCCGCCACCGGATGATTTCTCCGATATGAATTTAGCTCAGATGCAAGATGAAATGATGAAACGACAATCTGGTCCGTCGTTTGGTTTCGTTAAGCTTCGTTTAGGCGTTCGTCGAACTACG GATATGATAACAAATATCGCAATGAAATGGAGCAAAATTGCCAGAACAGGATCCATAGAAGTCAAATTTATGGGTGTTGATGTGAGCACAATCATGTTCACTCTTGAAAAAGGTCAAGACACTTTAGAG TTAAAAGAATTTATACTAAGTCAACCCGAAGCATACGAGATTAAGATTGGGGATCGCCTTTTTAGAAGACCAGGAGATCCTCCATTCGACGATGTTTTTACAGAGCTTCATGCTAATAATGactacaacaacaaaaacaacaataatgAAGGTCAAGCACACTCAAATGATGATCATAAGAATAAGAAAGACGAGTTATAA